The following coding sequences are from one Treponema bryantii window:
- a CDS encoding DUF1697 domain-containing protein, translating into MARYIALLRGINISGKNKISMPELKTALGEKGFADVKTYLNSGNVIFSDDETDVVKLAERIRTIILETFHLEIPVFVIPQDELKCLLSKAPSWWGSDSKDIYDNLIFAIAPNSIETVADKIGEPSAELEKVQICGNAAFWSFDRKLYAKANWWKKTATPGIGEMITIRTANTLRKVAEL; encoded by the coding sequence ATGGCCAGATACATAGCTTTACTTCGCGGAATAAATATCAGTGGGAAAAATAAAATCTCCATGCCTGAACTGAAAACTGCCCTTGGCGAAAAAGGTTTTGCAGATGTAAAAACATATCTGAACAGCGGGAATGTGATTTTTTCTGATGATGAGACAGATGTAGTAAAACTTGCAGAAAGAATTCGTACAATCATCTTAGAAACTTTTCATCTTGAGATTCCAGTTTTTGTGATACCTCAGGATGAATTGAAATGTCTTCTTTCAAAAGCACCATCCTGGTGGGGAAGTGACAGCAAAGATATTTATGACAATCTGATTTTTGCCATTGCTCCAAACAGTATTGAAACAGTGGCCGATAAAATCGGGGAGCCGTCTGCAGAACTAGAAAAAGTCCAAATTTGCGGAAATGCGGCATTCTGGTCATTTGATCGCAAACTATATGCAAAAGCCAACTGGTGGAAAAAGACTGCGACTCCTGGCATCGGGGAAATGATTACAATCCGTACGGCAAACACTCTTCGAAAGGTTGCGGAGTTGTAA
- a CDS encoding YbaK/EbsC family protein: MINEKVFDFLNKKGFADRIHEHKETIDTVEHAAQQIGCSEAEIAKTLSFIVDEKPVIVVMAGDGRVNSSKFKALFHTKPSMIQRDQVEAITGFAPGGVCPFNVPKEIPIWLDVSMKRFEYVHPAGGNSFTSVKLTPSELEEVSGATGWCDVCKGWEE; the protein is encoded by the coding sequence ATGATAAATGAAAAAGTTTTTGACTTTCTGAACAAGAAAGGATTTGCAGACAGAATCCACGAGCATAAAGAAACAATCGACACCGTAGAACACGCAGCACAGCAGATTGGCTGTTCTGAGGCGGAGATTGCAAAGACGCTTTCATTTATTGTGGATGAAAAACCTGTTATCGTGGTAATGGCAGGTGATGGCCGAGTAAACTCGTCAAAGTTCAAAGCTCTCTTTCATACAAAACCAAGCATGATTCAGCGAGACCAGGTTGAAGCAATTACCGGCTTTGCTCCCGGCGGAGTCTGCCCTTTTAATGTTCCAAAAGAAATCCCCATATGGCTCGATGTTTCAATGAAGAGATTTGAATACGTTCATCCAGCAGGCGGAAACTCATTTACTTCGGTAAAACTCACTCCATCCGAACTGGAAGAAGTATCAGGCGCCACCGGCTGGTGTGATGTCTGTAAAGGCTGGGAAGAATAG
- a CDS encoding hydrolase yields MALSAGITRDEAWELLKKYNSDAFHLEHGQIVEGVMRYFARELGYGEDEDFWGIVGLLHDLDFEQWPEQHCIKEQELMKDAGLSKELIHATASHGWSITVDIKPEHEMEKVLYAVDELTGLIGAVVIMRPSKSVQDLEVKSVKKKYKSANFAAGCSREVIERGAELLGWTLEDLIDRTIKALRTFRP; encoded by the coding sequence ATGGCACTTTCAGCAGGTATTACACGAGACGAAGCCTGGGAGCTTCTCAAAAAATATAATTCAGATGCATTTCATCTTGAACACGGACAGATTGTCGAAGGCGTAATGCGTTATTTTGCACGTGAGCTCGGCTATGGCGAAGATGAAGATTTCTGGGGTATTGTTGGTCTCCTTCATGATCTTGATTTTGAACAATGGCCTGAACAGCACTGTATCAAAGAGCAGGAGCTGATGAAGGATGCCGGTCTTTCCAAAGAACTGATTCATGCGACTGCCAGTCATGGCTGGAGCATCACAGTAGATATTAAACCAGAGCACGAAATGGAAAAAGTGCTTTACGCTGTAGATGAACTGACAGGCTTGATTGGTGCTGTTGTTATTATGCGTCCTTCAAAAAGTGTTCAGGACCTTGAAGTAAAATCAGTAAAGAAAAAGTATAAGTCAGCCAATTTTGCCGCAGGCTGTTCCCGCGAAGTAATTGAACGCGGAGCTGAATTACTCGGCTGGACTCTTGAAGACTTAATTGACCGCACAATCAAAGCATTACGTACATTCAGACCGTAA
- a CDS encoding Rrf2 family transcriptional regulator, whose translation MKLNTNLTVAIHTILCIAYFEKDYKVTSDFIAGSTGMNPVIIRKILGKLQAAGMVETKAGVGGSTLSKKAEEITLLDVYKAVSEEKESERSVFNFHVNPNPKCPVGSKIHAVLDHPLDNAQKALEEELKKTTIKDLMGKL comes from the coding sequence ATGAAACTAAACACAAACCTTACCGTTGCCATTCACACTATTCTCTGCATCGCTTATTTTGAAAAAGACTACAAAGTCACTTCCGACTTCATTGCGGGAAGCACTGGCATGAACCCGGTAATTATCAGAAAGATTTTGGGAAAACTCCAGGCAGCTGGAATGGTAGAAACAAAAGCCGGGGTCGGAGGCTCTACCCTTTCAAAGAAAGCCGAAGAAATTACCCTTTTGGATGTCTACAAGGCAGTGAGCGAAGAAAAGGAGAGCGAGCGTTCTGTTTTTAATTTTCATGTAAATCCTAATCCAAAATGTCCCGTTGGCAGCAAAATCCATGCAGTTCTAGACCATCCATTAGATAATGCCCAAAAGGCTTTGGAAGAAGAATTGAAAAAAACAACAATTAAGGATTTGATGGGAAAGCTATAA
- a CDS encoding pyridoxamine 5'-phosphate oxidase family protein, with protein sequence MTVTEIAEYLDKVGLQYLATIGLDGKPKVRPVQYMVVHDEKLWFCTNSQKDMFKELSVNPYIDLCGSRLMENEIDTAWIRMSARVVFEENLTVKKMIMEKSSIVRQLYKNDANHPLFKVFYLSEISGSLNNLGHVKGLEENKAFSKPVVFNL encoded by the coding sequence ATGACAGTTACAGAAATTGCAGAATATCTTGATAAAGTAGGCTTACAGTATCTGGCAACAATCGGTTTGGATGGGAAGCCAAAGGTGAGGCCTGTTCAGTACATGGTAGTCCATGATGAAAAGCTGTGGTTCTGCACAAACAGCCAGAAGGATATGTTCAAGGAGCTTTCTGTGAATCCTTATATTGACCTTTGTGGCTCCCGTCTTATGGAGAATGAAATTGATACAGCCTGGATTCGCATGAGTGCAAGGGTTGTCTTTGAAGAAAATCTTACGGTTAAAAAAATGATTATGGAAAAATCTTCCATAGTTCGCCAGCTGTACAAAAATGATGCAAATCATCCTCTGTTCAAGGTTTTCTATCTTTCTGAGATTTCCGGCAGTCTGAACAATCTTGGTCATGTTAAGGGACTTGAAGAGAATAAAGCTTTTTCTAAGCCTGTTGTTTTTAATCTATAG
- a CDS encoding Sir2 silent information regulator family NAD-dependent deacetylase has protein sequence MENIKSILQNADSILIGAGAGLSTSAGFTYSGPRFQKYFADFEKKYGFHDMYSGGFYPYKTLEENWAYWSRYIMINRYMNAPIPVYEELFELVKNKNYFVLTTNVDHCFQKAVFDKSRLFYTQGDYGLWQCSEPCHKKTYDNQLFVEKMVREQGFVIQDDGGLELPENGFKGIKMTVPSELVPRCPVCGKPMSMNLRADDTFVEDEGWNKAAGRYEDFLNENKDGKIVYLELGVGGNTPGIIKYPFWKMTYANTKAVYVCINKGEAEVPGEIEKQSICVNNDIYEVLKSL, from the coding sequence ATGGAAAACATCAAATCAATCTTACAAAATGCAGACTCAATTCTCATCGGTGCTGGAGCGGGACTTTCTACTTCTGCAGGCTTTACCTACAGCGGGCCTCGCTTCCAAAAATATTTTGCTGATTTTGAAAAGAAGTACGGCTTTCATGATATGTATTCCGGTGGCTTTTATCCTTACAAAACTCTTGAAGAAAACTGGGCTTACTGGAGCCGTTACATTATGATTAACCGCTACATGAACGCTCCGATTCCTGTCTATGAAGAACTCTTTGAACTTGTGAAGAATAAAAATTATTTTGTTCTTACGACTAATGTTGACCACTGCTTTCAAAAAGCGGTTTTTGATAAGTCACGACTGTTTTATACTCAGGGGGATTACGGTCTCTGGCAGTGCTCGGAGCCTTGTCACAAGAAAACTTACGATAATCAGCTTTTTGTTGAAAAAATGGTCAGGGAGCAGGGCTTTGTAATTCAGGATGATGGTGGTCTGGAACTTCCTGAAAATGGTTTTAAAGGAATAAAAATGACTGTCCCTTCTGAACTGGTTCCCCGCTGTCCTGTGTGCGGAAAGCCTATGAGCATGAACCTTCGCGCTGACGACACTTTTGTAGAAGATGAAGGCTGGAATAAGGCAGCAGGCCGTTATGAAGATTTTCTGAATGAAAATAAAGACGGAAAGATTGTTTATCTGGAGCTTGGTGTTGGTGGTAATACTCCGGGCATTATCAAATATCCTTTCTGGAAGATGACCTATGCAAATACAAAAGCTGTTTATGTCTGCATAAACAAGGGTGAGGCAGAGGTTCCCGGCGAGATTGAAAAACAGAGTATTTGCGTAAATAATGATATCTACGAGGTTTTAAAAAGCTTATGA
- a CDS encoding protein-ADP-ribose hydrolase — protein MTQEERRLYLITELLKEDKGSAGFKLGLVPGNEGGFVIPDDEKSQRDILRALMNIRGPYSISEDFLRIQDEYLQQVNKERGITDIADLKPVHEAGGFDKLNHRGQLYLWQGDITTLKVDAIVNAANSALLGCFAPLHICIDNCIHTFAGIQLRLACNELMQKQGHEEGTGLCKITPAFNLPSRYVLHTVGPIIYTSVGSREKLLLENCYKNCLETASQNQLESVAFCCISTGVFRFPQDLAAQIAVETVEMWLAENPDSSVKKVVFNVFGNKDLEIYQGLLL, from the coding sequence ATGACACAGGAAGAACGCAGATTATATTTGATAACAGAACTCCTCAAAGAAGATAAGGGTAGTGCAGGCTTTAAGCTTGGCCTTGTGCCCGGAAATGAAGGCGGCTTTGTGATTCCTGATGATGAAAAAAGTCAGCGCGATATACTCCGGGCTTTGATGAATATTCGTGGTCCATATTCCATTAGCGAAGACTTTTTGAGAATACAGGATGAGTACCTGCAGCAGGTTAATAAAGAGCGGGGGATTACGGATATTGCGGATTTAAAGCCTGTCCATGAAGCAGGTGGTTTCGATAAACTCAACCACCGCGGGCAGCTTTATCTCTGGCAAGGCGACATCACCACTCTAAAAGTTGATGCAATTGTTAATGCCGCAAACTCTGCCCTGCTTGGCTGCTTTGCGCCCCTTCATATCTGCATCGATAACTGTATCCACACCTTTGCGGGCATTCAACTCAGACTTGCCTGTAACGAGCTGATGCAGAAGCAGGGGCATGAAGAAGGAACCGGACTTTGCAAAATCACTCCGGCCTTTAATCTTCCAAGCCGATATGTGCTTCACACTGTCGGTCCCATTATTTACACAAGCGTAGGGTCCCGCGAAAAGCTTCTTCTTGAAAACTGCTACAAAAACTGCCTTGAAACTGCGTCACAAAATCAGCTTGAATCGGTTGCTTTCTGCTGCATTTCTACCGGAGTTTTCAGATTCCCTCAAGACCTTGCCGCCCAGATTGCAGTTGAGACGGTTGAAATGTGGCTTGCTGAAAATCCAGATTCCAGCGTGAAGAAGGTCGTCTTCAATGTCTTTGGAAATAAGGATCTGGAGATTTATCAGGGGCTTTTACTTTAG
- a CDS encoding flavodoxin has protein sequence MKLKSVFTILMAAACLAGSLFAQNKTSNSKETKMGKSLVVYFSLAGDQYNVGIIKEGNTSIIAKFIAEETGSELFELETQKPYPTDSYSRLTQIAKDEQNKKARPSLKADIDIIAYDTIYLGYPNWWGDMPMSVYTFLEAHNWSGKTIIPFCTHEGSGLSGTESRIRSTCKGATVEKGLAVQGKVAQTNRSAAKKAVQDWLAELAGHNSKRI, from the coding sequence ATGAAACTAAAATCAGTTTTTACAATCCTGATGGCAGCAGCTTGCCTTGCAGGTTCGCTATTCGCACAAAACAAAACTTCAAACTCAAAGGAGACTAAAATGGGAAAATCACTGGTAGTTTATTTTTCGCTTGCAGGCGATCAGTATAACGTTGGAATTATAAAAGAAGGAAACACTTCAATCATCGCAAAGTTCATTGCAGAAGAAACAGGCTCAGAGCTTTTTGAACTTGAAACTCAAAAACCTTATCCAACCGACAGCTACAGCCGTCTGACTCAGATTGCAAAAGACGAACAGAACAAAAAAGCCCGCCCATCCCTCAAAGCTGATATCGACATCATCGCATACGACACAATCTACCTCGGCTATCCAAACTGGTGGGGAGACATGCCAATGTCGGTTTACACATTTCTCGAAGCCCACAACTGGAGCGGAAAAACAATCATCCCGTTCTGCACCCACGAAGGAAGCGGACTTAGCGGAACAGAAAGCCGCATCCGTTCAACCTGCAAAGGAGCCACAGTAGAAAAAGGCCTTGCCGTCCAGGGAAAGGTAGCACAGACTAACAGAAGTGCTGCTAAAAAAGCTGTTCAGGATTGGCTTGCTGAATTAGCTGGGCACAATTCTAAAAGGATTTAG
- a CDS encoding TetR-like C-terminal domain-containing protein gives MAEEKLDPRIIRTKEAIQTVFKQMVCELPYEKITVKAITQAARINRNTFYLHYNCVDDVLAEIQAKHSSEYSAIVSGIDQLKETGKLVRAFFEYMEAQDDFFKRVTCDSRFDYIRERMQNRVTKQAAESRPLKGLDQSVRNILLTFNNCVVLLYRQWVADGRKIPMEEMIELATTLLEKGMKGYAK, from the coding sequence ATGGCTGAAGAAAAACTCGACCCGCGCATTATCCGCACAAAGGAAGCAATTCAGACGGTTTTTAAGCAGATGGTTTGCGAGCTGCCTTATGAAAAAATTACTGTAAAGGCAATCACCCAGGCGGCCAGAATTAACCGCAATACTTTTTATCTTCATTATAATTGTGTGGATGATGTGCTTGCAGAGATTCAGGCTAAGCATTCCAGCGAATACAGCGCGATTGTTTCGGGAATTGATCAGCTCAAGGAAACCGGAAAACTTGTGCGGGCCTTTTTTGAATACATGGAAGCCCAGGATGATTTTTTTAAGCGTGTTACCTGCGACAGCCGTTTTGACTATATCCGCGAAAGAATGCAGAACCGGGTAACAAAACAGGCTGCGGAATCTCGTCCGCTTAAAGGTCTGGACCAGAGCGTGCGCAACATTCTTTTGACTTTTAATAACTGCGTAGTTCTGCTTTACCGCCAGTGGGTAGCCGATGGACGTAAGATTCCTATGGAAGAAATGATTGAGCTTGCGACGACACTTCTGGAAAAAGGGATGAAGGGATACGCTAAATAA
- a CDS encoding serine hydrolase domain-containing protein yields the protein MSFTNFSGVFGVYEGTKLIESDAYGFANKNFRIQNSTDFCYGTASGTKGFTAVSILTLAAENKLNLDDSVKKLLTAKTEKYGSLDWLSEKVTVRSLLNHTSGVPDYFDEDFVDDFEEALCGNANYHYEKAEAFFPLIENMWKKQQAPYSSAGAFKYSNGGFVILAAVVEAVSGMSFPSFAKQHIFTKFGMKSTGFFRLDETSPDGIVCATGYQQNGRSNIYGIPVTGGGDGGAFTTIADMAQFWHNLDPELNLESTLSPFIEDAWSPCIEGDDGLYGLGFWLRKENPHIVFLEGFDPGVQFFSFYNRDTKRSLTICLNDEQKKCSEVFEKYFGLVQE from the coding sequence ATGAGTTTTACAAATTTTTCAGGTGTTTTTGGTGTATACGAAGGAACTAAGCTTATCGAAAGCGATGCTTATGGTTTTGCAAATAAAAACTTCCGCATACAGAATAGCACAGATTTTTGCTACGGCACGGCTTCTGGCACAAAAGGCTTTACGGCTGTTTCAATTCTGACTCTTGCCGCAGAAAATAAGCTCAATCTTGATGACAGCGTGAAAAAACTTTTGACCGCAAAGACTGAAAAATACGGTTCGCTCGATTGGCTTTCTGAAAAAGTGACGGTGCGCAGTCTATTGAATCACACTTCAGGTGTGCCGGATTATTTTGACGAAGATTTTGTAGATGATTTTGAAGAAGCCCTGTGTGGAAATGCAAACTATCACTATGAAAAAGCGGAGGCCTTTTTTCCGCTGATTGAAAATATGTGGAAAAAACAACAGGCTCCTTATTCTTCTGCCGGTGCCTTCAAGTATTCCAATGGCGGCTTTGTGATTCTTGCGGCTGTTGTTGAGGCTGTCTCTGGCATGAGTTTTCCGTCATTTGCAAAGCAGCATATTTTTACAAAATTTGGCATGAAAAGTACGGGCTTTTTTAGGCTTGATGAGACATCCCCTGACGGAATTGTATGCGCAACCGGCTATCAGCAAAACGGCCGCAGTAACATTTACGGAATTCCCGTAACTGGTGGCGGAGACGGTGGCGCGTTTACTACAATTGCAGACATGGCACAATTCTGGCATAATCTTGATCCTGAACTGAATCTGGAAAGCACCCTTTCTCCTTTTATTGAAGATGCCTGGTCCCCTTGTATTGAAGGTGATGACGGACTATATGGGCTTGGCTTCTGGCTGCGCAAAGAAAATCCGCACATCGTTTTTCTTGAGGGCTTTGATCCTGGCGTGCAGTTTTTCAGCTTTTACAACCGAGATACAAAGCGCTCGCTTACAATCTGCCTTAACGATGAACAGAAAAAGTGCAGCGAAGTCTTTGAAAAGTATTTTGGGCTGGTTCAGGAATAA
- a CDS encoding pyridoxamine 5'-phosphate oxidase family protein: protein MFRPMRRFKQQITDSECKEILKNEKRGVLSLLGDDGYPYGLPLSHFYSEEDNKIYFHGAKEGHKIDAIKNYDKASFCVYDQGYRKKGEWALNINSVIVFGKIRLVTDPDLTRKICTKLVYKFTDDQAYLEKELKNALPRVQCLELEIEHMTGKLVNES, encoded by the coding sequence ATGTTCAGACCAATGAGAAGATTCAAGCAGCAGATTACGGATAGCGAATGCAAAGAAATTTTAAAAAATGAAAAACGCGGAGTACTTTCACTCCTAGGCGATGACGGATATCCTTACGGGCTTCCTCTCTCCCACTTTTACAGCGAAGAAGACAACAAGATTTATTTTCACGGGGCAAAAGAAGGCCACAAAATCGATGCCATAAAAAATTATGACAAGGCAAGCTTCTGCGTTTATGACCAGGGCTACCGCAAAAAAGGCGAATGGGCACTTAATATCAACAGTGTAATAGTCTTTGGAAAAATCCGCCTTGTGACTGACCCGGACCTTACCCGCAAAATCTGTACAAAGCTGGTTTATAAATTCACAGACGACCAGGCCTATCTTGAAAAAGAACTCAAGAATGCCCTGCCGCGTGTTCAGTGCCTTGAACTTGAAATCGAACACATGACTGGCAAGCTGGTGAATGAGTCGTAA
- a CDS encoding EamA family transporter: protein MFNYIWPLLIIVFSNTLYQICAKGIPQQMNTYASMTITYAVATLFSAFAFFVTTKGGNIIKEFSHTNWATIVLGIVITGLEVGFIFAYKAGWKVSTLATVSNAALAVILIFVGLIGYHEVISWSKVLGVAICLVGLYFINKK, encoded by the coding sequence ATGTTCAATTACATCTGGCCGCTTTTAATCATTGTTTTTTCTAATACACTTTATCAAATCTGTGCTAAGGGCATTCCCCAGCAGATGAACACTTATGCAAGCATGACAATCACATATGCTGTGGCAACACTTTTTTCGGCATTTGCCTTCTTTGTCACTACAAAGGGTGGGAATATCATCAAGGAATTTTCCCATACTAACTGGGCTACAATCGTTCTTGGAATTGTAATCACAGGACTTGAAGTGGGCTTCATTTTTGCATACAAGGCAGGCTGGAAAGTCAGCACACTGGCAACAGTTTCCAACGCGGCACTGGCAGTCATTTTGATTTTTGTAGGACTTATTGGCTATCATGAAGTAATTAGCTGGAGCAAAGTTCTGGGAGTTGCAATCTGCCTTGTAGGGTTGTATTTTATAAATAAGAAATAG
- a CDS encoding putative quinol monooxygenase: MAITVNLRYTGKKGAAQAFAREMISSGTVEKIRAEKGNLRYEYYLPFEEEKAIGDDSCETILLIDSWENQEAIDLHHATPMMKTIAELREKYDLHMTIERFISDDKIPEQDKAFIRS; encoded by the coding sequence ATGGCAATTACAGTAAATCTTCGTTATACAGGAAAAAAGGGAGCGGCTCAGGCCTTTGCACGCGAAATGATTTCCAGCGGCACCGTCGAAAAAATTCGCGCAGAGAAGGGAAATCTTCGCTATGAATATTATCTACCTTTTGAGGAAGAAAAAGCCATCGGCGATGACAGCTGCGAAACCATCCTCTTAATCGACTCCTGGGAAAATCAAGAAGCAATTGATTTGCACCACGCAACACCAATGATGAAAACAATTGCTGAGCTTCGCGAAAAATACGACCTTCACATGACAATCGAACGCTTTATTTCTGATGATAAAATTCCTGAACAAGATAAAGCTTTTATAAGAAGTTGA
- a CDS encoding DUF3737 family protein — MIIENQTFDEERALYGLKDLTVKNCRFDGPADGESAFKECRNIDVAGCFMNLRYPFWHVEKAKITDSNFTENCRAALWYDKDICIENSRLDGIKAIRECENISLKNCSVNSPEFAWKSQKLTIENVTIEESEYPFFEIRDAKISGLKMKGKYSFQYDENLEITDSELNTKDAFWHTNNVTVKNSIVKSEYLGWYSENLTLINCRIIGTQPFCYCKNLVLKNCTMEDCDLAFERSTIDVEVSGKIDSIKNPLAGKITADSIGQIILEEEICDKSKTQIICKE, encoded by the coding sequence GTGATTATTGAAAATCAGACTTTTGACGAAGAGAGAGCTTTGTACGGTCTTAAAGATCTTACAGTAAAAAACTGCCGCTTTGATGGTCCTGCTGACGGTGAATCCGCTTTTAAGGAATGCCGTAACATCGACGTGGCCGGCTGCTTTATGAATCTTCGCTATCCCTTCTGGCATGTAGAAAAAGCAAAAATTACTGATTCAAACTTTACCGAAAACTGCCGGGCTGCCCTCTGGTATGACAAAGATATTTGTATTGAAAACAGCAGACTCGACGGAATTAAGGCAATTCGTGAATGTGAAAATATCAGCCTGAAAAACTGCAGCGTTAATTCTCCAGAGTTTGCCTGGAAAAGTCAAAAGCTGACAATTGAAAATGTCACAATCGAAGAATCTGAATATCCCTTTTTTGAAATCCGTGATGCAAAAATTTCTGGCTTAAAAATGAAGGGAAAATATTCTTTTCAATATGATGAAAACCTCGAAATTACAGATTCAGAACTGAACACAAAAGATGCCTTCTGGCACACAAACAATGTCACTGTTAAAAACAGCATTGTAAAAAGCGAATACCTGGGCTGGTATTCAGAAAATCTCACTCTTATAAACTGCCGCATTATTGGAACTCAGCCTTTCTGCTACTGCAAAAATCTCGTGCTCAAAAACTGTACAATGGAAGATTGCGATCTTGCTTTCGAACGCAGCACCATTGATGTAGAAGTAAGCGGAAAAATCGACAGCATAAAAAATCCTCTTGCAGGAAAAATCACAGCAGACTCAATCGGCCAGATAATTCTGGAAGAAGAAATCTGCGATAAATCAAAAACGCAAATTATCTGCAAAGAATAA
- a CDS encoding DUF4405 domain-containing protein: MTKTQRLRMTIDITMTILSIILMGGNYLFPADIVHEILGVGLFVLWGLHIALNRRWYGAIFRGKYNPYRVMQTIINCCILICTIFLMISGIILSNHIFTFLNIQGGLGFARLAHLLASHWYYLFMSLHIGLHVGMISNKLCHSRASTRESSETEIIGSSPIMTLVGKILLTLVCAYGIYAFIARGVWKYLILRQQFFFFDLERGYILFAIDYISIIILFSTLSHLLVKSMYQRYLK; this comes from the coding sequence ATGACAAAAACCCAGCGCTTAAGAATGACTATCGACATTACAATGACCATCCTTTCCATCATACTCATGGGCGGAAACTATTTGTTCCCGGCAGACATCGTGCACGAAATCTTAGGCGTGGGGCTTTTTGTCTTATGGGGCCTTCACATCGCACTAAACCGCCGCTGGTATGGTGCAATTTTCCGCGGTAAATATAACCCCTACCGCGTAATGCAAACCATCATCAATTGCTGTATTTTAATTTGCACAATATTCCTGATGATAAGCGGAATCATCCTTTCAAATCACATCTTCACCTTTTTGAACATTCAGGGTGGCCTTGGCTTTGCCCGCCTTGCGCATCTGCTTGCCAGTCACTGGTATTATCTGTTTATGTCGCTACATATCGGACTGCATGTGGGGATGATATCAAACAAACTTTGTCATTCCCGTGCTTCGACACGGGAATCTTCCGAAACAGAGATTATCGGGTCAAGCCCGATAATGACACTTGTTGGAAAGATCCTTCTCACTCTGGTCTGCGCTTACGGCATTTACGCTTTCATTGCCCGAGGAGTCTGGAAGTATCTGATTCTTCGCCAGCAGTTTTTCTTCTTTGATCTGGAACGCGGCTACATTCTTTTTGCAATCGATTATATTTCTATTATCATTTTGTTTTCTACACTCTCGCACCTTTTGGTAAAATCGATGTACCAGAGGTATTTAAAATAA
- a CDS encoding flavodoxin, whose translation MKKLILTLLIGGFMMTGAFAKTAFVYFSATGTTERMAKNAAKEMGADIFEIQPVHKYTDADLDWHDKKSLSSIECNDPKSRPAIANKLDISGYDTVVVCYPIWWAYAPKIVYTFVESQNWSGKKMITLCTSGGSGLGRSGTDLSKFAKGVDFKGGKDFTRGSAADVKKYIEGLLK comes from the coding sequence ATGAAAAAACTTATTCTTACACTTTTAATTGGAGGCTTTATGATGACAGGAGCATTTGCTAAGACCGCATTCGTTTACTTCAGTGCGACAGGAACAACAGAACGCATGGCAAAAAATGCCGCTAAAGAAATGGGAGCTGATATTTTTGAAATCCAGCCGGTGCACAAATATACTGATGCTGACTTAGACTGGCATGACAAAAAATCGCTTTCTTCAATTGAATGCAACGACCCAAAAAGCCGTCCTGCAATTGCAAATAAACTCGATATCTCAGGCTACGACACAGTTGTGGTTTGTTACCCTATCTGGTGGGCTTATGCCCCAAAAATTGTTTACACCTTTGTAGAAAGCCAGAACTGGTCGGGCAAAAAAATGATTACTCTTTGTACCAGTGGCGGCAGCGGTCTTGGTCGCAGCGGCACAGATTTGTCTAAGTTTGCAAAGGGCGTAGACTTTAAGGGTGGAAAAGATTTTACCCGTGGCTCTGCTGCAGACGTTAAGAAATATATTGAAGGTTTGTTGAAATAG